One window from the genome of Cyclobacterium amurskyense encodes:
- a CDS encoding SusC/RagA family TonB-linked outer membrane protein, with the protein MKNYLLRIIVRISKQTLKLFLPMLLGIQTLVAEPSTSQSLEDYQVQLYANGESLVDVLSKLEKQTDFIFAYNQSVLTDKTKVKLSVSSNLKEALERLATIVPYDFKRVNENIYVIKKSKVNKLSPVLAKNKIEKFAIAIRGTVVDESGAPIPGVTVSIPGTSIGTATDLDGKYSISVPEGAELVFSFIGYEAQQIKVGSQSVINVTLVEEISSLNEVVVVGFGEQKKANLTGAVTTIDAAVIAERPVQNVGQMLQGVIPGLNLQTGGLGGELNQSLNFNIRGAGTIGQGSTSSPLVLIDGMDGDLNALNPQDIDNITVLKDAAAASVYGSRAAFGVILVTTKSGKEGKAKVNYNNNFRFGQPRGLPDMMDSHTFSLYYNEAAYHAGRSPIFDDETIDRIVQYQNGTLETSTIPDNNGERWQYYSASNGNTDWFAEQYKSMTFSQEHNLSVNGGSENAKYYVSANYLDQGGLTRHADDSFNRYGITAKVDLKINDKVSFLYNNRFVREYFTKATHLNDLFYHNVARRWPTVPVKDPNGYYSYPSEINQMKTGGRVNNLKDFYYMQGQLTYTPKDNWNIIASINYRLINTNNDSNVLPAFAYDVDGEAYPAPVYWSAAGHTAVSQFNQKEDFFTSNIYSDYSFNLGEGHNFKVMAGFNSELNKYRNISASRTGLITPTVISINTATDNFQNAGALNHWATAGFFGRLNYNYKEKYLFEFNSRYDGSSRFIQDLRWNLFNSASVGYNIAREDFWTWDDKIQMLKIRGSYGELGNQNTSSWYPFYLTQPFSVNSGSWLVNGIKPNTATAPGLISRFMTWERVRSYNIGLDMGMFDNRLTVNFDYFTRLTLDMVGPAQELPVILGTSVPLINNADLKSWGFELESTWRDNIGDFNYSVRGVLSDDQMKVTKYPNDTYNLSQWYEGELSGNIWGYETVGIAKDQAEMDQHLETTNQNQLGTNWMAGDIMYKDLNGDGTVNSGSNTLGDSGDRKILGNSTPRFKYSLDLSGQYRNWDFRIFIQGVGKRDWMPNGPYFWGTGGQNMWQAAGFMEHMDFYRDENSPMVQAGLADVNLDSYFPRPVFDNGKNNQTQSRFLQSAAYMRLKNLQIGYSLPSEIVSRIGVGNARFYVSGENLLTFSKMSKIFDPESVGLSGWNDGKTYPFSTVYSLGLNVNF; encoded by the coding sequence ATGAAAAATTATTTACTGAGGATAATTGTGCGTATTTCAAAACAAACTTTAAAACTCTTCTTACCCATGTTGTTGGGAATCCAAACCTTGGTGGCAGAGCCTTCTACCAGCCAAAGTTTGGAAGATTATCAGGTTCAATTGTATGCCAATGGAGAATCGTTGGTTGATGTTCTAAGTAAGTTAGAAAAGCAAACTGATTTCATTTTTGCTTACAATCAATCCGTATTGACAGATAAAACCAAAGTTAAGCTTAGTGTTTCCAGTAACCTGAAAGAGGCACTTGAAAGGTTAGCGACCATAGTCCCTTATGACTTTAAAAGGGTTAACGAGAATATATACGTAATAAAAAAGTCCAAGGTTAATAAACTGTCACCGGTTTTAGCAAAAAATAAAATTGAAAAATTTGCTATAGCTATTCGGGGTACGGTTGTTGATGAAAGCGGCGCCCCTATACCCGGGGTCACAGTTTCTATACCTGGAACCTCTATAGGTACGGCCACGGATTTGGATGGAAAATACTCCATCAGTGTTCCTGAAGGGGCTGAATTGGTTTTTTCTTTTATAGGTTACGAAGCACAACAAATTAAGGTAGGATCCCAAAGCGTAATAAATGTTACCCTTGTTGAAGAAATTTCTTCACTAAATGAAGTGGTAGTTGTTGGTTTCGGAGAGCAGAAAAAGGCTAACCTAACGGGGGCAGTAACCACCATAGATGCAGCCGTTATTGCAGAAAGGCCGGTACAAAATGTTGGGCAAATGCTTCAAGGTGTTATTCCGGGACTAAACTTACAAACAGGAGGTCTTGGTGGTGAATTGAATCAATCTCTAAATTTCAATATTAGAGGGGCAGGAACAATTGGTCAAGGTTCTACCTCTTCCCCTTTGGTTTTGATTGATGGAATGGATGGAGACTTAAATGCCCTCAATCCTCAGGACATTGATAATATTACCGTTCTAAAAGATGCTGCAGCGGCATCAGTTTATGGTTCGAGAGCGGCCTTTGGTGTAATTTTAGTAACCACCAAAAGTGGTAAAGAAGGAAAAGCAAAGGTGAATTATAACAACAATTTCCGTTTCGGTCAGCCTAGAGGCTTACCGGACATGATGGATTCACATACTTTTTCTTTGTATTACAATGAAGCGGCATACCATGCGGGAAGAAGCCCCATATTTGACGATGAAACCATAGACCGCATTGTTCAATACCAAAATGGTACGCTAGAAACTTCTACCATTCCTGATAATAATGGAGAACGTTGGCAATATTATTCTGCATCCAATGGAAATACTGATTGGTTTGCAGAGCAATATAAATCAATGACTTTCAGTCAAGAACACAATTTGAGTGTGAATGGTGGGAGTGAAAATGCCAAATACTACGTTTCAGCCAATTATCTGGACCAAGGAGGACTTACCCGACATGCTGATGACAGTTTTAACAGATATGGTATCACTGCCAAAGTTGACCTTAAAATCAATGACAAGGTTTCCTTTTTATACAATAACAGGTTTGTGAGGGAATACTTTACAAAAGCCACGCATTTAAATGATCTTTTTTACCATAATGTTGCAAGGAGATGGCCAACGGTTCCGGTAAAAGATCCCAATGGATATTATTCTTACCCTTCTGAAATCAATCAGATGAAAACAGGAGGTAGGGTAAACAACCTGAAAGACTTCTATTATATGCAAGGTCAGTTAACTTATACGCCTAAAGATAACTGGAATATCATTGCCAGCATTAATTATAGGTTGATCAATACCAATAATGACAGCAATGTGCTGCCTGCTTTTGCCTACGATGTGGATGGAGAAGCCTATCCAGCACCTGTTTACTGGAGTGCAGCCGGCCATACTGCTGTTAGTCAATTCAATCAAAAAGAAGACTTTTTCACAAGCAATATTTATTCAGATTACAGCTTCAATTTAGGCGAAGGACATAACTTCAAGGTGATGGCTGGTTTTAATTCTGAATTGAATAAATACAGAAACATCAGTGCAAGTAGAACAGGATTAATCACTCCTACTGTCATTTCTATCAACACAGCTACAGACAATTTCCAAAATGCAGGTGCCCTTAACCACTGGGCTACCGCAGGTTTCTTTGGACGTTTGAACTATAACTATAAAGAAAAATACCTCTTTGAATTCAATTCAAGGTATGACGGTTCTTCACGGTTTATCCAAGATTTGAGATGGAATTTGTTTAACTCCGCATCCGTAGGTTATAATATTGCCAGAGAAGATTTCTGGACCTGGGACGACAAAATCCAAATGTTAAAGATCAGGGGGTCTTATGGTGAGCTTGGCAACCAGAATACTTCAAGTTGGTATCCCTTTTACCTAACCCAGCCTTTCTCAGTAAACTCCGGAAGTTGGTTAGTGAATGGTATTAAGCCCAATACTGCCACTGCACCGGGACTTATCAGTAGGTTCATGACTTGGGAAAGGGTAAGAAGTTACAATATTGGTTTGGATATGGGAATGTTTGACAACCGTCTAACAGTGAATTTTGATTATTTCACTAGACTTACCCTAGATATGGTTGGCCCTGCACAAGAATTGCCGGTGATTTTGGGTACAAGTGTTCCGCTAATAAACAATGCTGATTTAAAATCTTGGGGCTTTGAGTTAGAATCAACTTGGAGAGACAATATTGGAGATTTTAATTATAGTGTAAGAGGTGTGCTTTCAGATGATCAAATGAAAGTGACAAAATACCCCAATGATACATATAACCTTAGCCAATGGTATGAAGGTGAGTTAAGTGGCAATATCTGGGGTTATGAGACTGTAGGCATAGCAAAAGATCAGGCCGAAATGGACCAGCACTTGGAAACGACCAACCAAAATCAATTAGGTACCAATTGGATGGCCGGAGACATCATGTACAAAGACCTAAATGGAGATGGAACGGTTAATTCAGGTAGCAATACTCTTGGAGATTCAGGTGACCGAAAAATATTAGGTAACTCCACACCTCGATTCAAATACAGCCTGGATCTTTCCGGACAATATAGAAATTGGGATTTTAGAATTTTTATCCAGGGGGTGGGTAAAAGAGACTGGATGCCAAATGGCCCTTATTTCTGGGGTACCGGAGGTCAAAATATGTGGCAGGCAGCTGGATTTATGGAGCACATGGATTTCTACAGAGACGAGAACTCGCCAATGGTACAAGCAGGACTGGCAGATGTGAATCTTGATTCCTACTTCCCAAGACCTGTTTTTGATAATGGTAAAAATAACCAAACCCAAAGCAGGTTTCTGCAAAGTGCAGCCTATATGAGATTGAAAAACTTGCAAATAGGTTACAGCCTCCCATCAGAAATTGTTTCCAGAATTGGTGTAGGAAACGCTCGCTTTTATGTATCGGGAGAAAATCTTTTGACCTTCTCTAAAATGTCTAAAATATTTGATCCTGAATCAGTAGGATTATCCGGTTGGAATGATGGTAAAACCTATCCTTTCTCCACTGTTTATTCATTGGGTCTAAATGTTAACTTCTAA
- a CDS encoding RNA polymerase sigma-70 factor translates to MNLTDKDLSLLLYKGKEEAFNAIYEKYWKQLYVYAYKIFEDQIVCEDIVQEVFVKLWERAKSNKIEKLESYLFRAVKFQAMNAIRDLKPTTDLEQFFNHLPDNLGVDLILEEKEMVSNLKIIINQLPVKCREVFILSREEQLSNKEIAGQLNISIRTVEAHLNKALKFIKKNVNGIFFCFYQLFAYLI, encoded by the coding sequence TTGAACCTAACTGATAAAGATCTTAGTTTACTCCTTTATAAAGGAAAAGAGGAGGCATTCAATGCCATTTACGAAAAGTATTGGAAGCAGCTTTATGTATATGCCTATAAAATTTTTGAGGACCAGATTGTTTGTGAAGATATTGTGCAAGAGGTATTTGTGAAATTATGGGAAAGAGCAAAATCCAATAAAATTGAAAAATTAGAGAGCTACCTGTTTAGGGCGGTTAAATTTCAGGCAATGAACGCTATTAGGGATTTAAAACCAACAACTGATCTTGAACAGTTTTTTAATCATCTACCGGATAATTTGGGGGTTGACTTGATCTTAGAAGAAAAAGAGATGGTATCTAATTTAAAAATTATAATTAACCAATTACCCGTCAAGTGTCGAGAAGTTTTCATTTTAAGTAGGGAAGAACAACTTTCAAACAAAGAAATAGCAGGCCAATTGAATATTTCAATCCGCACAGTTGAAGCCCATTTGAATAAAGCCTTAAAATTTATTAAAAAAAATGTGAACGGAATATTTTTTTGTTTTTACCAATTATTTGCTTATTTAATTTAA
- a CDS encoding glycerophosphodiester phosphodiesterase — translation MPLQSSIINRISINAVSGKGISALIILLLLMSVTLLQNSMAQNVEMPSKGFCAHRGAMTSHPENTIPAFEQSIASGAQMIEFDVQFSRDSALIIMHDGTLDRTTNGSGEVALMDSKEIRSLDAGSWKDEAFAGTKVPVLREVLEMMPDNIWLNVHLKGGYALGKKVAALILEMDKTHQAVMAVMEDAAKGARSVSDQILICNMERQSGGLDYVEGTIAMKADFIQLKGPITPEFQNYSKSLHKKGIGINYFGTDDPVIFKQLFDFGIEFPLVNDIVTAMQYADDFGIKPVVPSYSTPKKHPIKK, via the coding sequence ATGCCATTACAAAGTTCAATTATTAACAGGATTTCTATTAATGCAGTTAGTGGAAAAGGTATTTCAGCACTTATCATTCTATTATTATTGATGAGTGTAACCCTGCTCCAAAATTCCATGGCCCAAAATGTAGAAATGCCGAGCAAAGGCTTTTGTGCGCACAGGGGAGCCATGACTAGTCATCCTGAAAATACCATTCCGGCATTTGAACAATCCATTGCCTCGGGTGCTCAGATGATTGAATTTGATGTTCAGTTTAGCAGGGATTCTGCACTTATAATTATGCATGATGGGACCTTGGACAGAACCACCAACGGAAGTGGGGAAGTAGCCTTGATGGATTCAAAGGAAATTAGAAGTTTGGATGCAGGAAGTTGGAAAGACGAGGCATTTGCAGGGACAAAAGTACCTGTTTTAAGAGAGGTTTTGGAAATGATGCCGGATAATATATGGTTAAATGTTCACCTTAAAGGTGGGTATGCGTTAGGGAAGAAGGTGGCAGCCCTAATCTTGGAAATGGACAAAACCCACCAGGCAGTGATGGCAGTAATGGAAGATGCTGCAAAAGGGGCTAGGTCTGTATCAGATCAAATCTTGATTTGCAATATGGAAAGGCAATCCGGAGGATTAGACTATGTAGAAGGAACCATTGCAATGAAAGCGGATTTTATTCAATTGAAAGGCCCTATTACCCCGGAATTTCAAAACTATTCCAAAAGCCTTCATAAAAAAGGTATTGGTATCAATTATTTCGGTACCGATGACCCTGTGATTTTCAAGCAACTGTTTGATTTTGGAATCGAGTTCCCTCTAGTCAATGATATAGTTACAGCCATGCAATATGCTGATGATTTTGGAATCAAACCAGTGGTGCCCAGTTATAGTACACCGAAAAAACATCCAATAAAAAAATAG
- the uxuA gene encoding mannonate dehydratase: MSLIQSWRWFGPNDSVSLQDILQAGATDVVSALHYIPHGEVWPLEEILERKSLIEASGLKWSIVESVPVHEAIKTRSDASEKYLDNYRTTLKNLSKAGLKLVCYNFMPVLDWTRTDLSFVLQNGAKALYFDWADLASFDQYILQRKNAFCFYSDEVVELAKQRWVYMNEERKKELSDIILMGVPTEKSMTKEDLMNSIAIYKEIGKDGLRDNLVYFLKSIQQICEEEGITMTIHPDDPPFPILGLPRIASNDEDLLYILDKVPESFNGVCFCTGSLGAGAHNDLPDILAKVGERVHFAHLRNVKRNNRGDFYEAEHLDGDVDMVSIMQQLIRLNNKRNTPIIYRPDHGHQLLDDLDKQTNPGYSAIGRLKGLAELRGLEKGLDR; encoded by the coding sequence ATGTCATTAATTCAAAGCTGGCGTTGGTTTGGTCCCAATGATTCAGTAAGTCTTCAGGATATTTTACAGGCAGGAGCTACAGATGTAGTTTCTGCCTTACATTATATTCCTCATGGAGAAGTGTGGCCATTGGAAGAGATTTTAGAAAGGAAATCCTTGATAGAAGCTTCAGGATTAAAATGGTCCATAGTAGAGTCTGTTCCTGTTCATGAAGCCATAAAAACAAGGAGTGATGCAAGTGAAAAATACCTTGATAATTATAGGACAACATTAAAAAATCTTTCTAAGGCAGGTCTAAAGCTTGTGTGCTATAATTTCATGCCCGTTTTAGATTGGACTAGAACAGACCTTTCTTTTGTTCTTCAAAATGGAGCCAAAGCGCTTTATTTTGATTGGGCAGATTTGGCAAGTTTTGACCAGTATATATTGCAAAGAAAAAATGCTTTCTGCTTCTACTCCGATGAAGTAGTCGAGTTAGCAAAGCAAAGGTGGGTTTACATGAATGAAGAAAGGAAAAAGGAGCTTTCCGATATCATTCTCATGGGTGTGCCCACTGAAAAGAGCATGACAAAAGAAGACCTTATGAATAGTATTGCTATTTATAAGGAAATAGGGAAAGATGGACTTAGAGATAATCTGGTTTACTTTCTAAAGTCCATTCAGCAGATCTGTGAAGAAGAAGGGATTACGATGACCATTCATCCTGATGATCCTCCATTTCCAATATTGGGTTTACCAAGGATCGCTTCTAATGATGAGGACCTATTGTACATTCTGGATAAAGTTCCGGAATCTTTCAACGGTGTCTGTTTTTGTACCGGATCTCTAGGTGCGGGAGCACACAACGATCTACCGGATATTTTGGCTAAGGTTGGAGAAAGGGTTCATTTTGCACACCTTAGAAATGTTAAAAGGAACAATAGGGGAGATTTTTATGAAGCGGAACATTTGGATGGAGATGTAGATATGGTTTCTATTATGCAACAATTAATTAGGTTGAATAATAAGCGAAATACCCCTATCATTTACAGACCTGACCATGGTCATCAGCTTTTAGATGACCTCGACAAGCAAACAAATCCAGGTTATTCTGCAATAGGACGATTAAAAGGCTTGGCAGAGCTGAGGGGTTTGGAAAAAGGTTTGGATAGGTAG
- a CDS encoding Gfo/Idh/MocA family protein, protein MKNAKNTNESRRNFMKSTGKGALAASLAVTGFPTIVPASVLGKNAPSNKINIGQVGFGRIAMTHDLPETLKNDIARVIAVADVDSNRGAQGKKWIEGVYEKKTGKSNYVDVKVYDDFREMIARKDLDAVIVSTPDHWHAQPAMEAALSGKDVYLQKPTSLTVEEGRMLSDTIHRTGAVFQMGSQQRSQNPWPQFKRACELVRNGRIGKVERIFIGLPGDPAGGTATEMPIPKNLNYDMWLGSTPWVPYTLDRVHSQDDITSRPGWLRCEQFGAGMITGWGAHHLDIAHWAMGKEYSGPIEVEATASFPTEGLWSVHGDFKVKAKYDNDVIMEVSGDYPNGVRFEGTEGWIFVARGNVGVTASDPVPGGKASDAFKASDQKILSSVIGPDEVHLYESEEQHKNWLDCIVSREQTIAPVEVAHRSCSACLVSHIAMKLPRKLYWDPVREKFKNDDEANSMLSRPQRYPYGTSNIL, encoded by the coding sequence ATGAAAAACGCTAAAAATACCAATGAATCCAGAAGGAATTTTATGAAGTCAACAGGTAAAGGGGCATTGGCGGCTTCTTTGGCAGTAACAGGTTTTCCCACCATTGTTCCTGCATCAGTTTTAGGAAAAAATGCACCAAGTAATAAGATTAATATTGGTCAGGTAGGTTTTGGTAGAATAGCCATGACACATGATTTGCCGGAAACATTGAAGAATGATATTGCCCGGGTAATTGCTGTTGCAGATGTGGATAGTAACCGTGGGGCTCAAGGTAAAAAATGGATCGAGGGTGTTTATGAGAAAAAAACCGGAAAGTCCAACTATGTAGATGTGAAAGTTTACGATGATTTTCGAGAAATGATAGCTCGAAAAGATTTAGATGCAGTTATTGTAAGTACTCCTGATCACTGGCATGCACAGCCAGCCATGGAAGCTGCCTTGTCAGGTAAAGACGTTTATCTTCAAAAGCCTACCTCTTTGACAGTGGAAGAAGGAAGAATGCTAAGTGATACTATCCATAGAACAGGAGCAGTCTTTCAGATGGGTAGTCAGCAACGGTCACAAAATCCTTGGCCACAATTCAAGAGGGCTTGCGAGTTGGTGCGTAATGGACGAATAGGGAAAGTTGAAAGAATATTTATTGGTTTGCCCGGAGATCCGGCAGGAGGAACGGCTACAGAAATGCCTATTCCTAAAAACCTAAATTATGATATGTGGTTAGGTTCTACTCCTTGGGTACCTTATACCTTAGACAGGGTGCATTCTCAGGACGATATTACATCTAGACCTGGTTGGTTGCGTTGTGAACAGTTTGGCGCAGGAATGATCACAGGATGGGGTGCACATCATTTAGATATAGCACATTGGGCCATGGGTAAAGAATATTCGGGTCCAATAGAAGTTGAAGCGACAGCTTCCTTTCCCACCGAAGGGCTATGGTCTGTGCATGGGGATTTTAAAGTAAAAGCCAAATATGACAATGATGTCATTATGGAAGTAAGTGGTGATTATCCTAATGGAGTGCGTTTTGAAGGAACTGAAGGTTGGATTTTTGTTGCTCGTGGAAATGTGGGAGTAACAGCCAGTGATCCTGTGCCTGGAGGAAAAGCCAGCGATGCTTTTAAAGCCAGTGATCAAAAAATCTTAAGCTCAGTAATAGGGCCTGATGAGGTGCATCTTTATGAAAGTGAAGAACAGCACAAGAACTGGCTCGACTGCATCGTCTCCAGAGAGCAAACCATCGCTCCAGTAGAAGTGGCGCATCGTTCTTGCAGTGCTTGCTTGGTTTCCCATATTGCCATGAAACTTCCGAGGAAACTGTATTGGGATCCTGTCAGAGAAAAGTTCAAAAATGACGATGAAGCCAATTCAATGTTATCACGTCCACAAAGGTATCCTTATGGTACTTCAAATATTCTATAA
- a CDS encoding RagB/SusD family nutrient uptake outer membrane protein, translating into MRIHIKSKLYIALAMVLPLLNMSCNEFLEREPLSVVTPEAYLHSEADLAAYTIANYAFPTHSGWNVGTFGYDNHTDNQATTNASNRWIPGEYRVSQTGGSWSFGQIRDMNYFLETVVPRWKANGISGNTSNVEHYIGEGYFLRAYEYFNKVQSLGDYPIVKTTLPDDMETLTEVSKRKPRNEVARFIISDLDSAINLLLVSPPGGKNRINQMAALTFKSRVALHEATWLLYHKGTAHVPGGPGWPGEGDNPNFSLDIDQEIDYFLGEAMEAAELVADQVSLTTNTLDNGYDSSENPYHKMFGDLDMSQYDEVLLWRQYDHTLGIRHNINAYINSNGGNTGYTKGLVESFLMANGLPIYAAGSGYHGDDFIADVKADRDNRLQLFMKDAGEVRLIGQTNADGSPVLITEPEIIGNQETKYVTGYGIKKGFSYLPSQTVGEAGTVGSIVFRAAEAYLNYIEASYLANGSIDAKAAAYWEALRVRAGVSPDFNLTIANTIISKEAEGDMGAYSSGEMLSDPILYNIRRERRNELIAEGMRFFDLKRWRALDQLKSDPYIAKGFKLWGPMQSWYVDEETNETLLIPAGTNDSATPNVSNPDESDYLLPYRIMLGGTNLVKDGYKWATAHYLEPIAIQHFIITSTSGDPSNSVIYQNPGWSLQANEGALE; encoded by the coding sequence ATGAGAATACATATAAAATCTAAATTATATATAGCCTTAGCAATGGTATTGCCATTGTTGAACATGTCTTGTAATGAGTTTCTGGAAAGAGAGCCTTTATCCGTAGTAACACCAGAAGCTTACCTACACTCGGAAGCCGATTTGGCAGCTTATACCATTGCCAATTATGCTTTTCCTACGCATTCAGGATGGAATGTAGGTACCTTTGGCTATGACAACCATACAGATAACCAAGCCACCACCAATGCCAGTAATAGATGGATACCTGGTGAATATAGGGTTAGTCAGACAGGTGGTTCATGGAGTTTTGGACAGATAAGGGACATGAATTATTTCCTCGAAACTGTTGTCCCTCGCTGGAAAGCCAATGGGATTTCTGGTAATACTTCCAATGTGGAGCATTATATCGGAGAAGGTTATTTTCTTAGGGCCTATGAGTATTTTAACAAGGTGCAAAGTTTAGGTGATTATCCAATAGTTAAAACTACCCTCCCTGATGATATGGAAACCCTGACAGAGGTTTCTAAAAGAAAGCCTAGGAACGAAGTAGCGAGGTTTATTATTTCTGACCTTGATTCTGCCATCAACCTATTATTGGTAAGCCCTCCGGGAGGAAAGAACAGAATCAACCAAATGGCAGCATTGACTTTCAAGTCAAGGGTTGCTTTGCATGAAGCCACATGGTTGCTTTACCATAAAGGTACAGCTCATGTTCCTGGTGGTCCTGGATGGCCTGGAGAAGGTGATAACCCTAATTTCAGCCTTGATATAGATCAAGAAATTGATTATTTTCTTGGTGAAGCCATGGAAGCTGCTGAATTGGTTGCTGATCAGGTTTCATTGACCACCAATACCCTGGATAATGGCTATGATTCCTCTGAAAATCCATACCATAAAATGTTTGGAGACTTGGACATGAGTCAGTATGATGAAGTATTACTTTGGAGACAATATGACCATACCTTAGGTATTCGTCACAATATCAATGCTTATATCAATTCAAACGGTGGGAATACAGGTTACACTAAAGGACTTGTTGAAAGCTTCTTGATGGCCAATGGACTACCAATCTATGCAGCGGGTTCAGGATATCATGGAGACGATTTTATTGCCGATGTAAAGGCTGATAGGGACAACAGACTTCAATTATTTATGAAGGATGCAGGTGAAGTCAGGTTAATAGGCCAAACCAATGCAGATGGATCTCCTGTTCTTATAACGGAGCCGGAAATTATTGGTAACCAAGAAACCAAATATGTAACCGGATACGGTATAAAGAAAGGGTTTAGTTATTTGCCATCTCAGACAGTAGGTGAAGCAGGTACCGTTGGTTCAATAGTGTTTAGAGCAGCAGAAGCATACCTGAACTATATTGAAGCCTCTTACCTAGCCAATGGAAGCATTGACGCAAAAGCCGCCGCTTATTGGGAAGCCTTAAGGGTGAGAGCCGGCGTTAGTCCTGACTTTAACCTTACCATTGCCAATACCATTATTAGCAAAGAAGCTGAAGGGGATATGGGCGCATATTCTTCCGGAGAAATGCTTTCAGATCCAATTTTGTACAATATCAGAAGAGAAAGAAGAAATGAGTTGATTGCCGAAGGCATGCGGTTCTTTGACCTGAAACGTTGGAGAGCTTTGGATCAACTTAAATCGGATCCGTATATCGCAAAAGGTTTCAAACTGTGGGGGCCTATGCAAAGTTGGTATGTGGATGAAGAGACCAATGAAACTTTATTGATTCCTGCAGGAACAAATGATTCAGCGACTCCAAATGTTTCTAATCCTGATGAAAGTGATTACCTACTTCCTTACAGAATTATGCTTGGAGGCACCAATTTGGTGAAGGATGGTTACAAATGGGCTACCGCTCATTACTTGGAACCAATAGCCATTCAGCATTTTATTATCACTTCCACAAGTGGAGATCCTTCAAATTCAGTTATTTACCAAAATCCGGGATGGTCACTCCAAGCGAATGAAGGTGCATTGGAATAA
- a CDS encoding FecR family protein, protein MNKEIFLTLLKKQANGKASPEELDQIRQIFDLIQRREIDWPLSPAEELALKDNVKQKIDERKKGNQVSFDPLTIFKWAAVLLIGFSLTYFLFSSGLGSNADQEWVEKVTSQTQKGTFTLPDGSTVFLNTNSRIRFPINFAGDKREVILEGEGFFNVVKNKKKPFEVVSNGVLTRVLGTSFNINAANEELVEVVVASGKVGVTNDLTKGASLNLIDPNQKATINRLNKEIHVEEIDIEEELAWKAEKMSFDFVPFEEVIATIGSMYHIEIEIRGDVGESCTIRSTYSNKSLYSILYGLKNIVDFDWEKVDERKIIINYKSCIN, encoded by the coding sequence ATGAACAAAGAAATATTTTTAACTTTATTAAAGAAGCAGGCCAATGGAAAGGCTAGTCCCGAAGAGCTAGATCAAATAAGACAGATTTTTGATCTGATTCAGAGGAGAGAAATAGATTGGCCACTTTCTCCAGCTGAGGAATTGGCATTGAAAGACAATGTCAAGCAAAAAATTGATGAAAGGAAAAAAGGCAATCAGGTTTCGTTTGATCCTTTGACAATTTTTAAATGGGCAGCCGTTTTATTGATAGGTTTTTCCCTTACTTATTTTTTATTTTCTTCCGGCTTAGGAAGTAATGCTGATCAGGAATGGGTAGAAAAAGTGACCAGTCAAACTCAGAAAGGAACATTTACCTTACCAGATGGTTCTACAGTATTTTTGAATACCAATTCCCGTATCCGATTTCCAATAAACTTCGCCGGGGACAAAAGAGAAGTGATCTTGGAAGGAGAAGGTTTTTTTAATGTAGTTAAAAATAAGAAAAAGCCATTTGAAGTGGTTAGCAATGGTGTTTTAACGCGAGTATTGGGAACTTCCTTTAATATAAATGCTGCCAATGAGGAGTTGGTTGAAGTGGTGGTTGCAAGTGGAAAGGTTGGCGTGACAAATGATCTCACTAAAGGGGCAAGTTTAAATTTAATAGATCCAAATCAGAAAGCAACCATCAATCGACTCAATAAGGAAATTCATGTAGAAGAAATTGACATAGAAGAAGAACTAGCTTGGAAAGCTGAAAAAATGTCATTTGACTTTGTTCCATTCGAAGAAGTAATAGCCACTATTGGATCCATGTACCACATTGAAATCGAAATTAGAGGGGACGTTGGTGAATCTTGCACCATTCGTTCCACATATTCCAATAAAAGCCTCTATTCAATTCTATATGGATTAAAAAACATAGTTGATTTTGACTGGGAAAAGGTAGATGAAAGAAAGATTATTATAAACTATAAAAGTTGCATCAATTAA